The DNA window CGCCTTGAGCCGTCAGCTCGGTCAGCGCGTGGAACTCGGCGTCCGAATCGCCTCGCCCGGCACCGAAGAACCCGATGACGGACTCAACGGGTTCGCAGGCACACCGGCAACCAACGAGCTCGACGACATCGACGACGACATCGACGAGGATCAGGCTGCGCGCGCGAGTGCTGAGGAGAGCTGGCCCTCCTACTTCTCCAACCGTGCGCGCAACGACACTGTCGACGACGCCACCGCGGTCAACTTGAACCGCCGCTACACGTTCGACACGTTCGTCATCGGCGCGTCCAACAGATTTGCTCACGCGGCGTCGCTGGCCATCGCCGAAGCCCCGGCCCGCGCCTACAACCCACTCTTCATCTGGGGTGAGTCCGGCCTCGGCAAAACTCATCTTTTGCACGCCGCCGGAAACTACGCGCAGCGACTCTTTCCTGGGATGCGGGTCAAGTACGTTTCGACCGAGGAATTCACCAACGACTTCATCAACTCGCTGCGTGACGACCGCAAGGCTTCGTTCAAGCGGAGCTACCGAGACATCGACGTGCTACTGGTCGATGACATCCAGTTCATCGAAGGCAAGGAAGGCATCCAGGAGGAGTTCTTCCATACCTTCAACACCCTGCACAACGCGAACAAGCAGATCGTCATTTCCTCGGACCGGCCTCCCAAGCAGTTGGCCACCCTCGAGGACCGGCTCCGCACCCGATTCGAGTGGGGGCTGATCACCGATGTTCAGCCGCCCGAACTCGAGACCCGCATCGCGATTCTTCGCAAGAAGGCGCAGATGGATCGTCTCGACGTCCCCGGCGACGTCCTCGAGCTGATTGCCAGCAGCATCGAACGTAATATCCGCGAACTCGAGGGTGCCCTCATCCGCGTCACCGCGTTCGCATCGCTGAACAAGACGGCAATCGACAAGTCGCTCGCCGAAATCGTGCTGCGTGACCTCATCTCCGATGCGTCCACCATGCAGATCAGCACCGCCGCGATCATGGCCGCGACCGCCGAGTATTTCGAGACCACCCTCGATGAACTGCGCGGGCCCGGAAAGACACGCGCGCTCGCGCAATCCCGACAGATCGCCATGTACCTGTGCCGCGAACTGACAGACCTGTCGTTGCCCAAGATCGGCCAGGCGTTCGGACGTGACCACACCACCGTCATGTACGCCGAGAAGAAGATCCGCGGCGAGATGGCTGAACGTCGCGAGGTCTTCGATCACGTCAAGGAATTGACGACACGAATCCGGCAACGCGCCAAGCGTTGAGCCCCCGCTTCGACGCCCGCCTCACGCGTTCAGATCGCCAAACCTGCTCGCTTTGCGGTCGAATCACGCCCCCACACCCAAAAATATCAGAAAAACTTCCGCACCGCCGGTATCACTTGTCACACGCCGAGGATGTGCACACCGGTGTGGACAACCTGGGATGAACCGTCGGATGAGTCGCCGGTTGTTTCACAACCGCCGCCGTTTCCACAGAGGCCGAACGGCCACCCCGCATTGATCCACAGGTATCCCACAGCATCACACCGGCGACACCCAGCACAGACGCCGCTTCATCCCCAGAGTCCACAGGCCCTATTACTGTTACTTCTTTAACTCTCTAGAAACTTCTTCGAAGAAGGCCTTTGGGGAACACGCCAAAACTCGCTCCCCGCACCGACTCGACGAACCGAATGTCACCGCGATCGATTAGCTTTCAAGTTGGGCCCGAAAGCTCTACGGTGATTCAGCACAGCCGTTACGGTCGTCCCGACGCATCGTTTCCAGGCGTGTTGAGACATCACGAAACCGCTGCTTAGCGCTTGTTGTGTTATTGATCGAAGGGACTGTATGGACGTGGCGACCACAACTGTTGGTGTCACCGATTTGAAGTTCCGCCTCGTGCGCGAAGACTTCGCCGACGCCGTGGCCTGGGTAGCCCGCAATCTGCCCAATCGGCCGACGGTTCCTGTCCTGGCCGGCGTGTTGCTCACCGGCTCCGACGAAGGTTTGACGATCTCGGGCTTCGACTACGAGGTCTCTGCCGAAGTTCAGGTCGCAGCCGAAATCGCTTCGCCCGGAAGCGTTTTGGTATCCGGAAGGTTGTTGTCGGATATCACCCGGGCGTTGCCGGCCAAGCCTGTCGACGTCAGTGTTGAGGGTACGCGCGTCTCGCTGACCTGCGGTAGCGCCAGATTCTCGCTGCCGACGATGGCGGTCGAGGACTACCCCACGCTGCCCACCCTGCCCGACGACACCGGCGTGGTCTCCGCTGGTCTGTTCACCGAGGCGATCGGCCAGGTTGCCGTTGCCGCGGGCCGTGACGACACGTTGCCGATGCTCACCGGCATCCGCGTCGAGATTTCTGGAGAGAACGTCATTTTGGCGGCGACCGACCGCTTCCGCCTCGCGGTTCGCGAGTTGAAGTGGTCGACGGAATCAGCCGACATCGAGGCAGCGGTGTTGGTCCCGGCCAAGACTTTGGCCGAGGCCGCCAAGGCCGGATCTGACGGTTCCGATGTGCACCTGTCGCTGGGGGCCGGCGCCGAGGTCGGCAAGGAAGGCCTGTTGGGCATTCGCAGTAACGGCAAACGCAGTACGACGCGCTTGCTCGACGCGGAGTTCCCGAAATTCCGTCAGCTGCTGCCGACCGAGCACACTGCGATCGCGACCATCGGCGTCGCGGAACTCACCGAAGCCATCAAGCGTGTGGCGCTGGTCGCCGACCGCGGTGCTCAGGTGCGCATGGAGTTCGCCGATGATGTGCTTCGACTGTCCGCCGGCGCGGATGACGTCGGCCGGGCGGAGGAGGATCTGCCTGTCGAGTTCTCAGGGGAGCCGCTGACCATCGCCTTCAACCCCACCTATCTCACGGATGGTCTGGGGTCGTTGCACTCCGAACGCGTGACATTCGGCTTCACGACACCCAGCCGTCCCGCGGTGTTGCGGCCGGCGGGTGAGGATGATGGCAGTGTCGGTGACACGGGGCCGTTTCCGGCTGCGCAAACCGATTACGTCTATCTTTTGATGCCGGTGCGGCTTCCTGGCTGACCGGCCCGACGCCACGATGGGGGCGCACATGCAATTGGGTCTGGTCGGCCTGGGCAAAATGGGCTTCAACATGCGGGAGCGCCTGCGTGGAGGTGGGCACGAGGTCATCGGTTACGACCCCAGGCCCGAAGTCACCGACGTACCGACGTTGGCGGCACTCGCGGAAGCACTCGATGCGCCGCGGGTGGTGTGGGTGATGGTGCCGTCCGGGCCCATCACAGATGAGACCATCCGGTCGCTTGCCGACGTGCTCAGTCCCGGCGATATGGTGATCGACGGTGGCAACTCGCGGTACACCGAAGACGGACCGCACGCGAAACTGTTGGACGACAAGGGCATTGCGTTTATCGACGCGGGTGTCTCCGGTGGCATCTGGGGACTCAAAGAGGGCTACGGCCTGATGGTGGGCGGCAGTAAAGACGATGTCGCCCGAGCCATGCCGATCTTCGAGACGCTGCGGCCGCCCGGCGAACTGGCGGATGGATTCGTCCACGCCGGTCCGGTTGGAGCGGGTCACTACGCCAAGATGGTGCACAACGGCATCGAATACGGATTGATGATGGCGTACGCCGAAGGTTATGAGCTGTTGGCGGCCGAGGAATTGATCGACAACACCCAGGCCGTCATCCAGGCGTGGACCAACGGCACTGTGGTCAGGTCCTGGCTGCAACAGCTGCTGGCCAAGGCGCTCAAGGAAGATCCGAAATTCACCGACATCACGGGCTACACCGAAGACTCCGGCGAAGGTCGGTGGACTGTCGAGGAAGCCATCAGCCACCGTGTGCCGATGCCCGTCATCGCAGCTTCGTTATTCGCCCGATTCGCGTCTCGCCAGGACGACTCCCCCACCATGAAGGCGGTGTCGGCATTGCGTAACCAGTTCGGCGGCCACGCCGTGACGAGGATCAGCGAGTCTGGATAGTTGTACATCAGGAACCTTTCGCTGACGGATTACCGGTCGTGGGCCCGGGTCGAGATCGACCTCGAACCCGGGCGCACGGTATTCGTCGGGTCGAACGGGTTTGGTAAGACGAATCTCATTGAGGCGCTGTGGTATTCGGCTACGTTGGGTTCACACCGGGTCGCGTCCGATGCGCCGCTCATCCGGGCCGGCGCGCAGCGCGCTGTCGTATCGACGATCGTCGTGAACGAGGGCCGCGAGCTCGCGGTCGATCTGGAAATCAATCCTGGGCGCGCCAACAAGGCCCGGCTGAACCGTTCGCCTGTGCGCAGCGCGCGCGAAATTCTCGGCGTCCTGCGGGCAGTGCTCTTCGCGCCGGAGGATCTCGCGCTGGTGCGAGGGGACCCCGGCGAACGGCGCCGCTACCTCGATGAGTTGGCGACAACCAGGCGCCCACAGGTGGCGGCCATCCGCGCGGATTACGACAAAGTGCTCAAACAGCGCACGGCGTTGTTGAAGACGTCGGCCGGCGCGAAGTATCGCGGTGACCGCAGCGCGCTTGACACGCTCGATGTCTGGGACGGCCACCTCGCCGCACACGGAGCCCAGCTCATCGCGGCGCGGGTGGGACTCGTGAACCAGCTGGCTCCGGAGGTGGAGAAGGCCTACCAACTGCTGGCGCCAGGGTCACGGCCTGCGGCCATCCGCTACCGCAGCGGTGTGGAGGTCATCGAGAGCGAAGCAGACGCCGGAACCGGCACCGTGGAGCTGTTCGAGGCCGCGCTGCTGGACGCGCTGGCCCGCCGCCGCGATGCCGAACTGGAACGGGGCGTATGCCTGGTTGGTCCGCACCGCGACGATTTGGAGTTACGCCTTGGTGACCAAGTCGCGAAAGGCTTTGCCAGCCATGGCGAATCGTGGTCGATGGCCCTGGCGTTGCGGCTGGCGGCCTACGAACTGTTACGGGCCGAGGGCAGCGACCCGGTGCTGCTGCTCGACGATGTGTTCGCCGAACTCGACACCGCGCGCAGGCAGGCGCTGGCCGACGTCGCAGCCTCTGCCGAACAGGTATTGGTCACCGCGGCGGTGCACGAGGACATCCCGCCGGGCTGGGATGCGAGCAGGGTCGAGATCGTCATGACCGACAATGACACCGGCCGGATCTCGGAAGTGCGGGCCGGAACGGCAGAGGGCGGAGCCGACGATGAGTGACGACACGGAACCGCCGACGCACCTCGCCCATCTAAAGGGTATGGATCTGGTACGACGCACCCTCGAGGAGGCGCGGGGCGCGGCCCGCAGCCAAGGTAAGGATGTCGGCCGCGGTGGCCGGGGCTCGCAACCACGCAAGGTCGCAGGCAACAGTCGGCGACGCTGGTCGGGGCCCGGTCCGGATTCTCGCGACCCGCAGCTGCTGGCTTCGGTCACGCGCGACGTCGCTCGCAACCGCGGTTGGTCGGACCAGGTGGCCCAGGGCGCGGTCTTCGGACGCTGGAACGCCGTGGTCGGCGAGCAGATCGCGGCCCACGCGATGCCGACCGCACTGAACGAGGGCGTACTCACGGTTTCCGCGGAGTCGACGGCCTGGGCCACCCAGCTGAGAATGGTGCAGGCGCAACTACTGGCAAAGATCGCCGCTGCTGTGGGCGATGGCGTGGTGAAATCACTGAAAATCGTCGGCCCGGTCACCCCTTCATGGCGCAAGGGCCGATATCACACCGCCGGTCGAGGGCCCCGCGACACGTACGGATGAGGCGGAAGTTTTCGGTTGGCTGAGAGCCACCAGAACGCGACGAGCGTCGCGCTCAAGCGGTTTGACGCACCTCGGATCGAGAAATTCCTCAGACGGCGTAAATAGCTATGTGGAAACGCCGCCTCAGAATCAGTGCTGACGGTGCTTGACGGTAGACTGGACAAGGATCCGCGAGAGACATCATCTCTCGCTTGCAAAACCCCAAGGAGACGCGTCCAACGTGGCTGCCCAGAAGAAGAGTGCACCGAAAGCATACGGCGCCGATTCGATCAAGGTTCTCGAAGGCTTGGAGGCGGTTCGCAAACGCCCAGGCATGTACATCGGTTCCACGGGCGAGCGCGGTCTGCACCACCTCGTCTGGGAAGTGGTCGACAACGCCGTCGACGAGGCGATGGCCGGTTTCGCCACGAAGGTAGACGTGCGAATCCTCGAGGACGGCGGGGTTCAGGTCACCGACGATGGTCGAGGTATCCCTGTCGCGATGCACTCCACGGGCATCCCGACCGTCGACGTCGTCATGACGGTGTTGCACGCAGGCGGAAAGTTCGAAGAGGGCGCCTACCAGGTTTCCGGTGGTCTGCACGGCGTGGGCGTCTCCGTCGTCAACGCGTTGTCCGTCCGTCTCGAGGCAGATATCTCGACGGACGGCTACGAGTGGTTCCAGACCTACGACCGCTCCGTTCCAGGAACGCTCAAGCAGGGTGAGAAGACGAAGAAGACGGGCTCAACCATTCGCTTCTGGGCAGACCCGGACATCTTCGAGACGACCAACTATGACTTCGAGACCATCGCGCGGCGCCTGCAGGAAATGGCATTCCTCAACAAGGGTCTGACCATCGACCTGACCGACGAGCGCGTCACCCCGGAGCAGGTCGTCGACGACATCGTCAGCGATCAGGCCGAGGCTCCCAAGTCGGCCGAGGAAAAGGCCGCCGAGGCCGCGGGCCCGCATAAGGTCAAGCACCGCACGTTCCACTACCCCGGCGGTCTGGTCGACTTCGTCAAGCACATCAACCGGACCAAGAGCCCGATCCAGCCCAGCGTCATCGACTTCGAGGGTAAAGGTGAAGGCCACGAGGTCGAGATCGCCATGCAGTGGAATGGTGGCTACTCCGAGTCGGTGCACACGTTCGCCAACACCATCAACACCCACGAGGGCGGTACCCACGAGGAGGGCTTTCGCGCCGCGCTGACGTCCGTGGTGAACAAGTACGCCAAAGACAAGAAGCTGCTCAAGGACAAGGATCCCAACCTCACCGGTGAAGACATCCGCGAAGGGCTGGCCGCGGTGATCTCGGTGAAGGTGTCCCAGCCGCAGTTCGAAGGTCAGACCAAGACCAAACTCGGAAATACCGAAGTCAAGTCGTTCGTACAGAAGATCTGCAACGAACAGATCAGCCACTGGTTGGAAGCCAACCCCGCCGAGGCGAAAACCGTTGTGAACAAAGCGGTGTCGTCGGCGCAGGCACGGGCTGCGGCGCGTAAGGCGCGTGATCTGGTGCGCCGCAAGAGTGCCACCGATATCGGCGGACTGCCCGGCAAGCTGGCCGACTGCCGCTCCACCGACCCGAAGAAATCGGAACTGTATGTGGTGGAGGGCGATTCGGCAGGCGGCTCGGCCAAGAGCGGCCGTGACTCGATGTTCCAGGCGATCCTCCCGTTGCGCGGCAAGATCATCAACGTCGAGAAGGCGCGCATCGACCGCGTCCTGAAGAACACCGAAGTTCAGGCCATCATCACCGCGCTGGGCACCGGTATCCACGACGAGTTCGACCTCTCCAAGCTGCGGTACCACAAGATCGTGCTGATGGCCGACGCCGATGTCGACGGTCAGCACATCTCGACGCTGCTGCTGACGCTGCTGTTCCGGTTCATGAAGCCGCTGGTCGAGAACGGCCACATCTTCCTGGCGCAGCCGCCGCTGTACAAGCTGAAATGGCAACGCAGCGAACCGGAATTCGCCTACTCCGACCGTGAGCGCGACGGGTTGCTCGAGGTCGGCAAGAAGGCCGGCAGGAAGATCAACGGCGACGACGGTATTCAGCGCTACAAGGGTCTGGGCGAGATGGATGCCAAGGAGCTGTGGGAAACCACGATGGATCCGTCGGTGCGGGTGCTGCGCCAGATCACCTTGGACGATGCCGCGGCCGCGGACGAGTTGTTTTCGATTCTGATGGGCGAGGACGTCGAGGCGCGCCGCAGCTTCATCACGCGGAACGCCAAAGATGTTCGTTTCCTGGATGTTTGATCCGCAACGTATCGACAAATAGGGCTGAAATCACATGACTGACACCACGTTGCCACCGGGCGACGCAGCAGGCGACCGCATCGAGCCGGTCGATATCCAGCAGGAGATGCAGCGCAGCTACATCGATTACGCGATGAGCGTCATCGTCGGCCGCGCACTGCCCGAGGTCCGCGACGGCCTGAAGCCGGTGCACCGCCGCGTGCTGTATGCGATGTTCGACTCGGGCTTCCGGCCGGACCGCGGCCATGCGAAGTCCGCCCGGTCGGTCGCTGAGACGATGGGCAACTACCACCCCCACGGCGATTCGTCGATCTACGACACCCTGGTCCGGATGGCCCAGCCGTGGTCTCTGCGCTACCCATTGGTCGATGGGCAGGGCAACTTCGGTTCGCCGGGCAACGACCCACCGGCCGCGATGCGGTACACGGAAGCGCGTCTCACGCCGCTGGCGATGGAGATGCTTCGCGAAATCGACGAGGAGACAGTCGATTTCATCCCCAACTACGACGGGCGAGTGCAGGAGCCCACGGTCCTGCCCAGCCGGTTCCCGAACCTGCTCGCCAACGGCTCGGGCGGCATCGCCGTCGGTATGGCCACCAACATGCCGCCACACAACCTGCGCGAGCTCGGCGAGGCGGTGTTCTGGTGCCTGGAGAACTTCGAAGCCGACGAAGAGACCACCTTGGAGGCGGTCTGTGAGCGGGTCAAGGGTCCGGACTTCCCGACCTACGGCCTGATCGTCGGATCGCAGGGTATCTCGGACACGTACCGAACCGGACGCGGATCGGTACGGATGCGCGGGGTCTGCGAAATCGAAGAGGACAGCCGGGGACGCACCGGAATCGTCATCACCGAACTGCCGTATCAGGTCAACCACGACAACTTCATCACGTCGATCGCGGAGCAGGTGCGCGACGCGAAACTGGCGGGTATCTCGAACATCGAGGACCAGTCCAGCGATCGCGTCGGGCTGCGAATTGTGGTGGAGCTCAAGAGAGATGCCGTCGCGAAGGTTGTGCTCAACAACCTTTACAAGCACACCCAGCTGCAGACCAGCTTCGGCGCCAACATGCTGTCCATCGTCGACGGCGTTCCGCGCACGTTGCGCCTCGACCAGCTGATCCGTCACTACGTCAATCACCAACTCGACGTCATCGTGCGGCGCACCACGTACCGGTTGCGCAAGGCCAATGAGCGGGCCCACATCCTGCGCGGCTTGGTCAAGGCGCTCGATGCGCTCGACGAGGTCATCGCATTGATCCGCGCGTCGCAGACCGTCGAGATCGCCCGGGCCGGCCTCATCGAGCTGCTCGACATCGACGAGATCCAGTCGCAGGCCATTCTCGATATGCAGCTGCGCCGCCTGGCTGCCCTTGAGCGCCAGCGCATCGTCGACGACCTGGCGAAGATCGAGGCCGAGATCGCCGACCTCGAAGACATCCTGGCCAAGCCGGAGCGCCAACGCGCCATCGTGCGCGACGAACTCAAGGAACTCGTCGACAAGTTCGGCGACGACCGGCGCACCCGAATCATCGCCGCCGACGGCGATGTCGCCGACGAGGATCTGATCGCGCGCGAAGAAGTCGTCGTCACGATCACCGAAACCGGCTACGCCAAACGGACGAAGTCCGACCTGTACCGCAGCCAGAAGCGTGGCGGCAAGGGCGTGCAGGGCGCCGGGTTGAAGCAGGACGACATCGTCAACCACTTCTTCGTCTGCTCAACGCATGACTGGATCTTGTTCTTCACCACGCAGGGCAGGGTCTATCGCGCCAAGGCATACGACCTGCCAGAGGCGTCCCGGACGGCGCGCGGCCAGCACGTTGCCAATCTGCTGGCGTTCCAGCCGGAGGAGCGGATCGCCCAAGTCATCCAGATCAAGACCTACGAGGACGCACCGTATCTGGTGCTCGCGACCCGCAATGGCCTGGTGAAGAAGTCCAAGCTCACCGACTTCGACTCCAACCGCACCGGCGGCATCGTGGCGGTCAACCTGCGCGACAGCGACGAATTGGTGGGCGCAGTGCTGTGCTCGTCTGACGACGACCTGCTGCTGGTCTCGGCCAAGGGGCAGTCGATCCGCTTCTCAGCAACCGACGAGGCGCTGCGTCCGATGGGTCGAGCGACGTCCGGTGTGCAGGGCATGCGGTTCAACACCGACGACCAGTTGCTGTCACTGAACGTGGTGCGGGAAGGCACATATCTGCTGGTCGCGACCGCCGGCGGTTACGCCAAGCGGACGGCGATCGAGGAGTACCCGGTCCAGGGCCGCGGTGGCAAAGGGGTGCTGACGGTCCAGTTCGACAAGCGGCGTGGCAGTCTTGTCGGAGCGTTGATCGTCGATGACGACACAGAGTTGTACGCCATCACCTCTGGTGGGGGTGTCATCCGGACGGCGGCTCGCCAGGTTCGCAAGGCCGGGCGGCAGACCAAGGGCGTTCGGTTGATGAACCTGGGAACGGGCACCACACTGATAGCCATTGCGCGCAACGCGGAGGAAGGCGACAGCACCGACGAGGTCAATACCGACGTCGGCGAGTAGCCCAGAGTTGGGACCAGTAAGGAGCCGTAGGTGACTTCACCGAACGAGCCCGGGTATTCCCGCGCGACCGAGGGGGGCGGCAACGGCTCCGGCTCTGCTCCCGGTCCTGAGGGCGGCTCGGTGGGCGGCGCGTCGCGGGGTCCGCTTCCCGGCGGATCGAGCCCGGAGCGGATCGCCGATGCGACCGAGGTCCCGCCCTGGCAGCGGGGCAGGGCCGCCAAGCCTGCGAACAGGACACCGGACTCACCCGCGCGGCCGGACGCACCGCGGCGCCCGAACAGCCCAGCGGCGAGTCACTCCCCCGGCATCGATGCTCGGTTGAACCGGTTCCTCTCCGGCGGTGCGGCGGCGGGGTCACCGCAGGAGCAGGACGCGGCCGGGTGGGCAGATCCGCCCGAGCAGCCCGCACGGCCCGAACCGACGCGATCCGACGCCCCCGTGAGACCCGACGCCGCTCGGCCGGAACAGGCCGCCAGGCCCGAGCCGCCCGCACGAACCGAGCCGCCCCCGCGGCCCGAGAAGTACGCCAGCGAGATCCCCGACCTCTCCGGAGCGGCACCGCGGTCGGCGCCGCGCAAGCCAGATGCGGAGCGTTCGGGGCAGGAACCGGCAAGCCGTCCCGCGGCTCCGGCGGCCCGAGCGCAGGCGGCCAGCCGCCATCAGGGCCCGGTGCGCGCCAGCATGCAGATCCGCCGGGTGGACCCGTGGAGCGTCCTGAAGGTCTCCGCGGTCCTGTCGGTCGCGTTGTTCTTCGTCTGGATGATCGCCGTCGCGTTCCTGTACCTCGTTCTCGGCGGAATGGGTGTGTGGAGCAAGTTGAACAGCAACGTCGGCGACCTGCTGACCAGCGCCAGCGGCAGTTCCGGCGGCGAGCTCGTGAGTAGCGGAACGATATTCGGCGGTGCTGCTCTGATCGGTCTGGTCAACATCGTGCTGTTGACGGCGATGGCGACCATCGGCGCCTTCATCTACAACCTCACCACCGACATCGTCGGGGGCGTGGAAGTCACGTTGGCCGATCGCGACTGAGTTCGCGGGTTTGGGCGGGAGCTTACGATTGCGGTAGTCTCGTCGCTCGGCCGTACCGGCATAAACGGGGCTATAGCTCAGGTGGTTAGAGCGCTTCGCTGATAACGAAGAGGTCGGAGGTTCGAGTCCTCCTAGCCCCACGGAAAGGTTCACACCATGAGGGTTGTGGTGCTGCTCGCCACAGCGGTCGCCGCGGTTGTCGCCGTGGCGATCTGGCGGTCTCGGCACGGCGTGGAGGTGTGGCACGCGGCGGCCGACGTACCGGCCTGACATATCCCGACGAGGGGCCTTAGCTCAGTTGGTAGAGCGCTGCCTTTGCAAGGCAGAAGTCAGGGGTTCGAATCCCCTAGGCTCCACTTAGAGACCTTCGCCGACACGCCGAAACTGAACTTGTGCAGGCGAATACCGTGAAATCTCCTGCATACCTTCAGTTTCGACGGCCGAGTTGCAACGCGCCTAGTTTCGACGCCCTTACGGCCGCGGCGATACCGGCACGCTTGGCTGCAGGGTGGTCGGCGGCTCCTGTGGCGGAGGCCGCCGGATGATCGAGATGGCCACCGCTCCCCCGGCCAGTACAGCTACCCCGAGTGCCGCGAGCAGCAGCGGACGCTTACGCCGACGGGTGCGCGCCTTCTGCAACGCCTGCGGCAGGTTCGCCACCACTTCCTGGGCCGCCGCAAGTTCGGCGGCGATGGTGTCTTGCGCGGCGGCCAGCTCCTTGCCCAGCTGATCCTTCAGCCGGCTGCGGCGGTAGAGGTCGCCAATCCAGGCAGCAGATGACTGCGCACCGTCGACGCCGAGGCCCAACGCGCCCCGGGTGACATCGACCGGACCGACCGCCGAATATTTGAGGCCGCGGGACAACCGCTCCCCAGGGGTCAAGCCGATCTCGGTCTTAGCCCGGATTTTTCGTGGAAACTTGGGTGTCGCGGGGTGTAGATAAGCGAAAGTGCCTGTCCTGCAAGGAATAATTGGACTTGTCAAGGGTTCAATCGTTCCAGCTGGAAGGCACCTCGCAAGTGAAGAATATCGCGGTCGCACCATGGGTGAAAGTCTCGGCCGACGGTCATGGTGTCGTGTCGCATGCCGGGATGGGCATGCTGCGCGAACTGGCGGACCGCACGGGCCTATCAGGGCAGGTCACCGCCGCGTTGGCCGACACCTACCGCGGCCCGTGGGTGTATGCCCCCGGGGAGGTGTTCGCCGATCTGGCGGCCGCAGTGGCCGACGGGGCGGACTGCATCGACGGGGTCGGGCAACTGTGCGGCGATCGTGAGCATGTGTTCGGCGCGAAGGCGTCGACGACCACGATGTGGCGGCTGGTCGATGAGCGGATCGACGCCGCACACCTGCCGGCGGTGCGGGCGGCACGTGCTGGGGCGCGGGCGGCAGCGTGGAGCGCCGGAGCCGCCCCCGCACCGGGTGTCTGGTTGCACATCGACATCGATGCCACGCTGGTCATCGATCACTCCGACAACAAGGCCGGCGCTACCCCGACCTGGAAGAAGACGTTCGGTCTTCATCCGCTGCTGGCGTTTTTGGATCGCCCGGAGATCGCCGGCGGGGAGGCCCTGGCCGGGATGCTGCGCACCGGCAACGCCGGCTCCAACACCGCCAGTGACCACATCATCGTCCTGGAACAGGCACTGGCCGCTCTGC is part of the Mycolicibacterium tusciae JS617 genome and encodes:
- the gyrB gene encoding DNA topoisomerase (ATP-hydrolyzing) subunit B produces the protein MAAQKKSAPKAYGADSIKVLEGLEAVRKRPGMYIGSTGERGLHHLVWEVVDNAVDEAMAGFATKVDVRILEDGGVQVTDDGRGIPVAMHSTGIPTVDVVMTVLHAGGKFEEGAYQVSGGLHGVGVSVVNALSVRLEADISTDGYEWFQTYDRSVPGTLKQGEKTKKTGSTIRFWADPDIFETTNYDFETIARRLQEMAFLNKGLTIDLTDERVTPEQVVDDIVSDQAEAPKSAEEKAAEAAGPHKVKHRTFHYPGGLVDFVKHINRTKSPIQPSVIDFEGKGEGHEVEIAMQWNGGYSESVHTFANTINTHEGGTHEEGFRAALTSVVNKYAKDKKLLKDKDPNLTGEDIREGLAAVISVKVSQPQFEGQTKTKLGNTEVKSFVQKICNEQISHWLEANPAEAKTVVNKAVSSAQARAAARKARDLVRRKSATDIGGLPGKLADCRSTDPKKSELYVVEGDSAGGSAKSGRDSMFQAILPLRGKIINVEKARIDRVLKNTEVQAIITALGTGIHDEFDLSKLRYHKIVLMADADVDGQHISTLLLTLLFRFMKPLVENGHIFLAQPPLYKLKWQRSEPEFAYSDRERDGLLEVGKKAGRKINGDDGIQRYKGLGEMDAKELWETTMDPSVRVLRQITLDDAAAADELFSILMGEDVEARRSFITRNAKDVRFLDV
- the gyrA gene encoding DNA gyrase subunit A, which translates into the protein MTDTTLPPGDAAGDRIEPVDIQQEMQRSYIDYAMSVIVGRALPEVRDGLKPVHRRVLYAMFDSGFRPDRGHAKSARSVAETMGNYHPHGDSSIYDTLVRMAQPWSLRYPLVDGQGNFGSPGNDPPAAMRYTEARLTPLAMEMLREIDEETVDFIPNYDGRVQEPTVLPSRFPNLLANGSGGIAVGMATNMPPHNLRELGEAVFWCLENFEADEETTLEAVCERVKGPDFPTYGLIVGSQGISDTYRTGRGSVRMRGVCEIEEDSRGRTGIVITELPYQVNHDNFITSIAEQVRDAKLAGISNIEDQSSDRVGLRIVVELKRDAVAKVVLNNLYKHTQLQTSFGANMLSIVDGVPRTLRLDQLIRHYVNHQLDVIVRRTTYRLRKANERAHILRGLVKALDALDEVIALIRASQTVEIARAGLIELLDIDEIQSQAILDMQLRRLAALERQRIVDDLAKIEAEIADLEDILAKPERQRAIVRDELKELVDKFGDDRRTRIIAADGDVADEDLIAREEVVVTITETGYAKRTKSDLYRSQKRGGKGVQGAGLKQDDIVNHFFVCSTHDWILFFTTQGRVYRAKAYDLPEASRTARGQHVANLLAFQPEERIAQVIQIKTYEDAPYLVLATRNGLVKKSKLTDFDSNRTGGIVAVNLRDSDELVGAVLCSSDDDLLLVSAKGQSIRFSATDEALRPMGRATSGVQGMRFNTDDQLLSLNVVREGTYLLVATAGGYAKRTAIEEYPVQGRGGKGVLTVQFDKRRGSLVGALIVDDDTELYAITSGGGVIRTAARQVRKAGRQTKGVRLMNLGTGTTLIAIARNAEEGDSTDEVNTDVGE
- a CDS encoding DUF3566 domain-containing protein, which codes for MTSPNEPGYSRATEGGGNGSGSAPGPEGGSVGGASRGPLPGGSSPERIADATEVPPWQRGRAAKPANRTPDSPARPDAPRRPNSPAASHSPGIDARLNRFLSGGAAAGSPQEQDAAGWADPPEQPARPEPTRSDAPVRPDAARPEQAARPEPPARTEPPPRPEKYASEIPDLSGAAPRSAPRKPDAERSGQEPASRPAAPAARAQAASRHQGPVRASMQIRRVDPWSVLKVSAVLSVALFFVWMIAVAFLYLVLGGMGVWSKLNSNVGDLLTSASGSSGGELVSSGTIFGGAALIGLVNIVLLTAMATIGAFIYNLTTDIVGGVEVTLADRD
- the cwsA gene encoding cell wall synthesis protein CwsA encodes the protein MRAKTEIGLTPGERLSRGLKYSAVGPVDVTRGALGLGVDGAQSSAAWIGDLYRRSRLKDQLGKELAAAQDTIAAELAAAQEVVANLPQALQKARTRRRKRPLLLAALGVAVLAGGAVAISIIRRPPPQEPPTTLQPSVPVSPRP